CGATCCGGTATACATTACGATTCAATCAGCGCCTAAAAGTAATTTACCCTCTATTTCCGGAAATGTTAGCGCCGAAACCAAAAATATAAACGGGACTTACAATGGTCCGAGACTTGTTGACCAGATACTAACAATAATTATGTTAGTCAATGATAATGGCAATGCAATTGAAACTAGCCTTGTTGGTACAGATGGTTCGTTCTCGATCAATGTTTCTTCGATTCATTTGGTTGCAGGCCAGAAGTTAAAAATAGTAGCGAAAGAAGCTAAAAAAGAAGCTAGTGATCCATTAGTCATTACGGTGAATTAGCAATGAGGAGCTCGACATCCCGTATTCCTTAGGATAGCGGTTACCAAGAATCAGGCAGAACGAAAGTGGTACAGCCTAATGGACAAAGTCTGGGCAAAACCAAACCTGGAGGAAGCTTTCAGAGAGGTCAAGCGGAACCGTGACGTGGCAGGGATCGATCAGGTGACCAGAACATATAGGACTTAAATAAAGGTTACCCTCAGAGTGAATGAAGAAATTACTTTGAGGGTACCTTTTGCTTTTTAAAAGTAATAATTGCTCCTAGTCCTCCACACCATCTGCCATTTCATCTAGCTCCCAAAGTTTTGCTACGTTCCCGATTACCGGAGGGAAAACACCTTTAAACTATAAAAAACCCCCTTCAAGCTCACTCGATTCTGAGTGGTAGCTTAAAGGGGAGCATTTTAACGTTCCGAGGTCATGTAATAAACTCTCGATTCATATGGTCTGAAGGTAATTTCACGCGGAACGGATTCTGTATCCATCACTTGGTAGTTGGAAAGCAACAACTTACCGGATGGCTCCAACAAGTCTTCTGGCCATATCCATTCGCAATCGACTGCGAAGAGGTTAATAATCATAACCAATTTCTTGTTATTCAACGTTCTGGAATACGCGTAGATGTACGGATGATCTTCAGCAACCAAATCATACGTTCCATACACCGCAGCGGGGTATGATTTGCGAAGTTGAATCAATTGCTTGTAGTAATGGTAGATCGAATCGGGATTCTTCTGTTCTAGTTCCACATTTATTTCTTTGTAATTCGGATTGACTTTCATCCAAGGCGTGCCCGTCGTAAAGCCGGCGTTCTGCCTGTCGCTCCACTGCATAGGCGTACGGGAGTTGTCCCTTCCTGTCTTCCAGATCCGACTCATGATCTCTTCATGGCTCGTTCCGTTGGCCGTCTCGATTCGGTACAAGTTCTTGATGGCAACGTCGTTATAATCTTCGATGGAATCGAATTGGACGTTCGTCATGCCGATTTCCTGTCCTTGATAGAGGAAAGGCGTTCCCTGCATGAGGAAATACAAGGTGGCTAACGCTTTGGCAGATCGGACGCGGTGTTCTTGGTCATTCCCCCATGTGGATACAGAACGTGGCAGGTCATGGTTTTCCAGGAATAATGCGTTCCAGCCAAAGCCCTCCAAGCCCTTTTGCCAGCTTGAAAATGTTTTCTTTAACTCGAGAAGATTAAGGTTGCCATCACTCGCTTGATTCCACAGCTTTAAGTGTTCAAACTGGAACACCATATTGAATTTACCTTTGTCCGAGCCCACCCACAATTCAGCATCCTCGAGGTTCTTCACGCTGACGCCGTTGGCTTCCCCGACCGTCATAATATCGTATTTAGCGAAGGTTTCCTGTTTGAGTTCGTCCAAGAACTCGTGGATTCCTTCCCGATTCATATGACCTTCGAAGGACGGAACGTAAGGGAGGCCCTTGGGGTTAGGAAGGTCCGGAAACCCAGCCACTTTCTTAATATGAGAAATAGCGTCGACTCGGAACCCGTCAATGCCTTTGTCTAACCACCAGTTTACGGTGTTATACAGTTCAAGGCGGACCTTGGGGTTCTCCCAGTTAAGATCCGGCTGTTTGCGGGAGAAGACGTGCATATAATATTGGTCAGTGGCCTCGTCATATTCCCATGCAGGTCCGCCAAAGATG
This portion of the Cohnella abietis genome encodes:
- a CDS encoding alpha-glucosidase, encoding MKKVWWKEAVAYQIYPLSFMDSNGDGIGDLSGITTKLDYLKDLGIDVIWICPVYKSPNDDNGYDISDYQDILEQFGTMQDFDHLLHEVHARGMKLIMDLVINHTSDEHPWFIESRKDKTNDKRDYYIWSDSKHGAEPNNWESIFGGPAWEYDEATDQYYMHVFSRKQPDLNWENPKVRLELYNTVNWWLDKGIDGFRVDAISHIKKVAGFPDLPNPKGLPYVPSFEGHMNREGIHEFLDELKQETFAKYDIMTVGEANGVSVKNLEDAELWVGSDKGKFNMVFQFEHLKLWNQASDGNLNLLELKKTFSSWQKGLEGFGWNALFLENHDLPRSVSTWGNDQEHRVRSAKALATLYFLMQGTPFLYQGQEIGMTNVQFDSIEDYNDVAIKNLYRIETANGTSHEEIMSRIWKTGRDNSRTPMQWSDRQNAGFTTGTPWMKVNPNYKEINVELEQKNPDSIYHYYKQLIQLRKSYPAAVYGTYDLVAEDHPYIYAYSRTLNNKKLVMIINLFAVDCEWIWPEDLLEPSGKLLLSNYQVMDTESVPREITFRPYESRVYYMTSER